One Psychrobacillus glaciei genomic region harbors:
- a CDS encoding 5'-nucleotidase C-terminal domain-containing protein has translation MKKKIKKSVMATVLATSLIASNNVGYATNSLQDLVDQARKDMKNASYAYVVPSQNGKIAASSSLYPLLNTAKVNYQKAKTAIMKSNEKNKDTLLKDLDDLYNERITKGIIPYIDAYNYADKYLNPIMSDIKKAEEAKDWAKVETLYHKLSVQLKTRTAILYRFSGKAARDLLLDQYKEPANLKRDQLIVPVTIYMKVKEAETLLASGKKEEAIKVLESIKSLISQLPSTSSLPMVKDLLEKANDVAKTAGVDLTTPTTPTTPTTPPSTGGGNSGGNNGGGNTGSKNFNLSIMHVNDIHANTDKAPKLVTAVKEVRTLKPDALLLNAGDVFSGTLYFNEFLGQADLAFMNLMKVDAMTFGNHEFDLGSSPEGHKALVDFIKAAKFPFVSANVDFSKDDKFTGLFNTKVSSTPKNSNIYTGIVKEINGEKVGIFGLTTAETKDISSPGEVTFSNYIDDAKRMVAEFEAMGINKIVALTHIGYDDNAAMDNDQELAAKVKGIDVIVGGHSHTQLDVPVVVDKDDKGNAKDKTIIVQAYQYSDFLGTLDVEFDKAGVIVGHSGKLIKTADKAEDAGAVALLKPYKDQIAAVNEKEIGVTLASALLSPRTSDTGYVPGTSVRASETILGNLITDGMLAKAKAYVKDKKVIMAFQNGGGIRAGINAGPITVGEVITVLPFGNTLATMDLTGAEIKATFEISFKDYPKESGGFLHVSGAKVEFNSSKPTGQRVVSIAYKNADNTYTQILDTETYTVATNAFTAKGGDGYDVLKKAYEQGRATDLGLSDWENLREHLVSVKDSIPTKIEGRIVDVASDTGSKNFNLSIMHVNDIHANTDKAPKLVTAVKEVRTLKPDALLLNAGDVFSGTLYFNEFLGQADLEFMNLMKVDAMTFGNHEFDLGSSPEGHKALVDFIEAAKFPFVSANVDFSKDDKFTGLFNTKIPENPEKPKNGNIYTGIVKEINGEKVGIFGLTTAETADISSPGKITFSNYIEDAKRMVAEFEAMGINKIVALTHIGFDDNPAVDNDQELAANVPGIDIIVGGHSHTQLNVPVVVDKDIKGNAKDKTIIVQAYQYSDFLGTLDVEFDKNGVVVTHEGKLIKTEDKAEDADAVTLLKPYKERIKAVNEKEIGVTLENALLSPRVTDVGYVPGTSVRSNETILGNIITDGMLAKAKDYVKNKNVIMAFQNGGGIRTSIPAGPITVGGVIKVLPFGNTLATMDLTGAEIKATFEISFKDYPKESGGFLHVSGAKVEFNSSKPTGERVVSIAYKNADNTYTQILDTETYTVATNAFTAKGGDGYEVLKKAYEKGRATDLGLSDWENLREHLVSVKDSIPTKIEGRIVDVAGQTPDTELPGGVIAEGDFSGTPDAIKVYKGNVTVSVKDVSLLENVVVKGNLTIIGIQTGSISFKNITVEGDFDISSLVGKVFNLNGLSIAGQTKL, from the coding sequence ATGAAAAAGAAGATTAAAAAGTCTGTAATGGCTACAGTGCTTGCAACTTCCTTGATAGCTTCTAACAATGTTGGTTACGCTACCAATTCTTTGCAAGATTTGGTGGACCAGGCAAGAAAGGATATGAAGAATGCATCATATGCCTATGTTGTTCCATCTCAAAATGGAAAAATTGCAGCAAGTAGTTCTTTGTACCCTTTACTGAATACAGCTAAAGTAAATTATCAAAAAGCTAAAACGGCAATAATGAAGTCAAATGAAAAAAACAAAGATACTTTGTTAAAAGATTTAGACGATTTATATAATGAAAGAATAACTAAGGGGATTATTCCTTATATTGATGCTTACAATTATGCTGACAAATACTTAAATCCTATTATGTCGGATATTAAAAAAGCGGAGGAAGCAAAAGACTGGGCGAAAGTGGAAACTTTATATCATAAGTTATCTGTTCAGTTGAAAACTCGTACTGCCATTCTTTATCGTTTTTCAGGTAAAGCAGCAAGAGATTTATTGTTAGATCAATATAAAGAACCGGCCAATTTAAAACGTGATCAGTTAATCGTTCCGGTAACTATTTATATGAAAGTAAAAGAGGCGGAAACTTTATTAGCTTCAGGGAAAAAAGAAGAAGCTATTAAAGTATTAGAATCGATTAAATCTTTGATTTCTCAATTACCTTCTACTAGTTCATTACCAATGGTTAAAGATTTACTTGAAAAAGCAAATGATGTAGCAAAAACGGCAGGAGTCGATCTAACAACTCCAACAACTCCAACAACACCAACTACACCTCCTTCGACAGGTGGCGGAAACAGTGGAGGTAATAATGGCGGTGGTAACACGGGTTCCAAAAACTTCAACCTGTCGATCATGCATGTAAATGATATACATGCTAATACGGACAAAGCACCGAAGCTTGTTACAGCAGTAAAAGAAGTACGCACATTAAAACCGGATGCATTGTTATTAAACGCAGGAGATGTTTTCTCTGGTACTTTATATTTTAATGAATTCTTAGGACAAGCTGACTTGGCGTTTATGAATTTAATGAAGGTAGATGCTATGACATTTGGTAATCATGAGTTTGACCTTGGTTCATCTCCTGAAGGGCATAAAGCATTAGTTGACTTCATTAAAGCTGCAAAATTCCCGTTTGTATCTGCAAACGTAGACTTTTCAAAAGATGACAAATTTACAGGGTTGTTTAATACGAAAGTCTCTTCAACACCAAAGAATAGTAATATTTACACAGGAATTGTAAAAGAAATAAATGGAGAAAAAGTAGGTATCTTTGGACTAACAACGGCTGAAACGAAGGACATTTCAAGTCCAGGAGAAGTTACATTCTCAAACTATATTGATGATGCAAAGAGAATGGTCGCTGAATTTGAAGCAATGGGAATTAATAAAATCGTTGCACTTACACATATTGGTTATGATGATAATGCCGCTATGGACAATGACCAAGAACTAGCTGCAAAAGTAAAAGGGATTGATGTAATTGTAGGTGGGCATAGCCATACTCAACTAGACGTACCTGTAGTAGTAGACAAGGATGACAAGGGGAACGCAAAAGATAAAACAATTATTGTGCAAGCGTATCAGTATTCTGATTTCCTTGGTACTTTAGATGTTGAATTTGATAAAGCCGGTGTCATAGTGGGGCATTCTGGAAAGTTAATTAAGACCGCAGATAAAGCAGAAGATGCTGGGGCAGTTGCTCTTTTGAAACCTTATAAGGATCAAATCGCAGCTGTTAATGAAAAGGAAATTGGAGTAACACTTGCTAGTGCACTATTAAGTCCAAGAACATCTGATACAGGTTATGTGCCAGGCACAAGTGTAAGAGCTAGTGAAACTATTCTAGGAAACCTAATTACAGATGGGATGCTTGCTAAGGCGAAAGCATATGTAAAAGATAAAAAAGTAATTATGGCATTCCAAAATGGTGGAGGAATTAGAGCTGGTATTAATGCTGGTCCAATTACGGTGGGTGAAGTAATTACGGTGCTTCCATTTGGTAACACACTAGCAACAATGGATCTAACTGGTGCAGAAATAAAAGCTACATTTGAAATTAGTTTTAAAGATTATCCGAAAGAAAGTGGCGGTTTCTTACATGTATCAGGTGCGAAAGTAGAATTTAATTCTTCTAAACCTACAGGACAACGTGTAGTTTCAATTGCATATAAAAATGCAGATAATACGTATACTCAAATCCTAGATACTGAAACTTACACAGTAGCAACAAACGCATTTACTGCTAAAGGCGGAGACGGTTATGACGTCTTGAAGAAAGCATACGAACAGGGTCGTGCAACAGATCTTGGACTTTCAGATTGGGAAAATTTAAGAGAACATTTAGTATCTGTAAAAGATTCTATTCCAACTAAAATTGAAGGTCGTATTGTAGATGTAGCTAGTGACACTGGTTCCAAAAACTTCAACCTGTCTATCATGCATGTAAATGATATACATGCTAATACCGATAAAGCACCGAAGCTTGTTACAGCAGTAAAAGAAGTACGCACATTAAAACCGGATGCATTGTTATTAAACGCAGGGGATGTTTTCTCTGGTACTTTATATTTTAATGAATTCCTAGGCCAAGCCGACTTAGAATTTATGAATCTAATGAAAGTTGACGCTATGACATTTGGTAACCATGAGTTTGACCTTGGTTCATCACCTGAAGGGCATAAAGCTTTAGTTGACTTCATTGAAGCTGCAAAATTCCCGTTTGTATCTGCAAACGTAGACTTTTCAAAAGATGACAAATTTACAGGGTTGTTTAATACAAAGATTCCCGAAAATCCTGAAAAACCTAAGAATGGGAATATTTACACAGGAATTGTAAAAGAAATAAACGGAGAAAAAGTTGGTATTTTTGGACTAACAACTGCAGAAACAGCAGACATCTCAAGTCCAGGGAAAATTACATTCTCTAACTATATTGAAGATGCAAAAAGAATGGTTGCTGAATTTGAAGCAATGGGAATTAACAAAATCGTTGCACTTACACATATTGGTTTTGATGATAATCCTGCTGTGGACAATGATCAAGAACTAGCTGCAAATGTACCTGGAATTGATATAATCGTTGGGGGACACAGCCATACACAGTTAAATGTACCTGTTGTTGTAGATAAAGATATTAAAGGTAATGCAAAAGATAAAACAATTATTGTACAAGCTTATCAGTATTCTGATTTCCTTGGTACTTTAGATGTTGAATTTGATAAAAATGGTGTCGTAGTAACACATGAAGGAAAGTTAATTAAGACTGAGGATAAAGCTGAAGACGCTGATGCAGTTACGCTCTTGAAACCTTATAAGGAACGAATTAAAGCTGTTAATGAAAAGGAAATTGGAGTAACTCTTGAAAATGCACTTTTAAGCCCAAGAGTAACTGATGTAGGTTATGTTCCAGGCACAAGTGTAAGATCCAATGAAACAATCCTAGGAAACATAATTACAGACGGTATGCTTGCGAAAGCGAAAGATTATGTAAAAAATAAAAATGTAATTATGGCTTTCCAAAATGGTGGAGGCATTAGAACTTCTATTCCAGCAGGTCCAATAACAGTAGGTGGTGTTATAAAAGTACTTCCATTTGGTAACACACTAGCAACAATGGATCTAACAGGTGCAGAAATAAAAGCTACATTTGAAATTAGTTTTAAAGATTATCCGAAAGAAAGTGGCGGTTTCTTACATGTATCAGGTGCGAAAGTAGAATTTAATTCTTCTAAACCAACAGGAGAACGAGTAGTTTCAATTGCATATAAAAATGCAGATAATACGTATACTCAAATCCTAGATACTGAAACTTACACAGTTGCAACAAACGCATTCACTGCTAAAGGTGGAGACGGCTATGAAGTTCTTAAAAAAGCATATGAAAAAGGTCGTGCAACTGACCTAGGACTATCAGATTGGGAAAATTTAAGAGAACATTTAGTATCTGTAAAAGATTCTATTCCAACTAAAATTGAAGGTCGTATTGTTGATGTAGCGGGTCAAACTCCCGATACAGAATTACCAGGCGGTGTTATAGCAGAAGGAGATTTCTCTGGTACACCTGATGCTATAAAAGTATATAAAGGGAACGTAACAGTATCAGTTAAAGATGTATCTTTACTTGAAAATGTTGTTGTCAAAGGAAACTTAACTATTATTGGTATCCAAACAGGTAGTATTTCATTTAAGAATATTACAGTAGAAGGTGACTTTGATATTTCGTCACTAGTTGGAAAAGTCTTCAATCTTAATGGTTTGAGTATAGCTGGGCAAACGAAACTTTAA